The Thermomicrobiales bacterium genome includes a window with the following:
- a CDS encoding HAD family hydrolase: MPMPAPFTPQPRLVLFDLDDTLCDYRTARRTRTQHALEPWFTAADDLAAAVDLAMSYPTEGDEHFAAVLDSLGVDAPDATDVTRARFVEDRYRGLAMFDDSLEVVAAISEIANVGIITNGPTTIQRAKIDMFHLTAHFPVIVVSEEVGVWKPDPRIFAIALERSGHRPEDAIYVGDSIEHDIPGAHAAGMRSVWMTRRERAWTGGEPPDAVVASLQELLPLLGIRT; encoded by the coding sequence ATGCCCATGCCAGCGCCGTTCACACCACAGCCAAGGCTGGTTCTGTTCGACCTCGATGACACGTTGTGCGATTATCGCACCGCGCGAAGAACCCGCACGCAGCACGCGCTTGAGCCGTGGTTCACCGCTGCCGACGACCTCGCTGCTGCCGTTGATCTGGCGATGTCGTACCCGACTGAGGGCGACGAACATTTCGCCGCCGTGCTCGACAGTCTTGGTGTGGACGCACCCGACGCGACCGACGTGACCCGCGCGCGGTTTGTCGAAGATCGCTACCGTGGCCTGGCGATGTTTGACGATTCGCTGGAGGTCGTCGCGGCGATCAGCGAGATCGCCAACGTCGGGATCATCACCAACGGGCCAACAACGATCCAGCGCGCCAAGATCGACATGTTCCATCTGACGGCGCACTTCCCGGTCATCGTCGTCTCAGAGGAAGTCGGCGTCTGGAAGCCGGACCCGCGCATCTTCGCCATCGCTCTGGAACGCTCGGGGCATCGGCCGGAAGACGCGATCTACGTCGGTGATTCGATCGAACACGACATCCCGGGGGCGCACGCTGCCGGTATGCGGTCGGTCTGGATGACCCGCCGAGAGCGCGCATGGACCGGCGGCGAGCCGCCGGACGCCGTCGTCGCAAGCCTGCAGGAGCTGCTTCCTCTTCTCGGAATCAGAACGTAA
- a CDS encoding polysaccharide deacetylase family protein: protein MNRWFGLLLVIVMVTSVACGGDDQTPTTDQTQSTVPAGVGAADTTATTQTIEPTAPPVDLTTPTPGPLTPEQIQQLQPNELGQIPVLEYHQIGAVPEQFVRTPDQMRGDLQWLYDHGFYVVNLSDIVNDTLNVPAGKKPVALTFDDSPAGQFRLIQLDTGQYLIDPDCAVGIMESFFGKYPDFGRGGQFAVLPTMLFDWTTVAAEPDQQQFGQMKLQWLVDNGYELGNHTIDHVSLAGLTNDEIMYQLAEANMAIQQLVPGAAIDAITLPFGVYPDGGDDTLFRGFDYKGQHFVWQSALLVGANPTVVPISTEWDQYAVARIQAFDDELNKWFGVFEDNPGLLYVSDGDPNTLTIPNDLHPWLVGTFDETRANGRQIIRY, encoded by the coding sequence TTGAACCGTTGGTTCGGATTACTGCTGGTCATCGTCATGGTCACCTCCGTAGCCTGCGGCGGGGACGATCAAACTCCCACCACAGACCAGACGCAGTCAACGGTTCCAGCCGGTGTGGGCGCTGCGGACACAACCGCGACGACGCAGACGATTGAGCCAACCGCGCCACCGGTGGATCTGACAACACCGACGCCTGGCCCGCTCACCCCTGAACAGATTCAGCAGCTCCAGCCGAACGAGCTGGGACAGATTCCGGTCCTCGAGTATCACCAGATTGGCGCGGTGCCGGAGCAATTTGTCCGAACACCAGATCAAATGCGCGGCGATCTCCAGTGGCTCTACGATCATGGGTTCTATGTCGTTAATCTGAGCGACATCGTGAACGATACGCTGAACGTGCCGGCGGGAAAGAAACCGGTGGCATTGACGTTCGACGACAGCCCGGCCGGACAGTTCCGGCTGATCCAGCTCGACACAGGGCAGTATCTGATCGACCCGGATTGCGCCGTCGGCATCATGGAGTCGTTCTTTGGCAAGTATCCGGACTTCGGTCGCGGTGGGCAGTTCGCTGTGTTGCCAACGATGTTGTTTGACTGGACGACCGTGGCCGCCGAGCCGGATCAGCAGCAGTTTGGCCAGATGAAACTGCAATGGCTTGTGGACAACGGCTACGAGCTGGGCAATCACACAATCGACCACGTCAGCTTGGCCGGACTGACGAACGACGAAATCATGTACCAGCTGGCCGAGGCGAACATGGCGATTCAGCAGCTTGTCCCCGGCGCAGCGATCGACGCCATCACGTTGCCGTTCGGCGTCTATCCGGATGGCGGCGACGACACGCTCTTCCGTGGATTCGATTACAAGGGTCAGCACTTTGTCTGGCAATCGGCATTGCTGGTCGGTGCGAATCCGACGGTCGTGCCGATCAGCACCGAGTGGGACCAATACGCGGTGGCGCGCATCCAGGCGTTCGACGATGAGCTCAACAAGTGGTTTGGCGTATTTGAGGACAATCCGGGCCTGCTGTACGTCAGCGATGGCGACCCAAACACCCTGACGATTCCAAATGATCTCCATCCATGGTTGGTCGGTACATTCGACGAAACCAGGGCCAACGGGCGACAGATCATTCGCTACTGA
- a CDS encoding cation diffusion facilitator family transporter, with protein MVKIAEKQRTDGARTSSRPQFIAPAERTSEVRRMLAIILLLNLLVAVAKIAFGMFSGSLAIAADGFHSILDASGNVVALIGISIASRPPDRDHPYGHHRYETLASLAIAALMLLALFTLVQQAWGRLQSGNSPDVSIISFVIMLVTLGINTGVTIWERRAGKRLASSLLMADARHTTSDIYVSLSVIGALIVVALGYHWADAAITLVIAVAIAWGAWEIVRDATFVLSDAVAAEPEEIEAVALSIPGVQGTHNIRSRGGEGRTWVDLHIQVDPEMSVHTSHEIASVVAHRVEESLGQPADVTVHVEPADEVHLSDERGHDPYNEAGRSPK; from the coding sequence ATGGTGAAAATCGCGGAAAAGCAACGCACTGATGGGGCACGAACATCGTCGCGCCCGCAGTTCATTGCGCCTGCGGAACGCACGTCCGAAGTCCGGCGTATGCTGGCGATTATCCTGTTGCTGAATCTGCTCGTCGCCGTGGCGAAGATCGCGTTTGGCATGTTCAGCGGCTCGCTGGCGATCGCCGCCGATGGCTTCCATTCGATCCTCGACGCGTCCGGAAATGTCGTCGCCCTGATCGGGATCTCGATCGCCTCCCGCCCACCGGACCGTGACCACCCCTACGGCCACCACCGCTACGAAACGCTCGCCTCGCTGGCGATTGCCGCATTGATGCTGCTGGCGCTGTTCACGCTCGTCCAGCAGGCGTGGGGGCGCTTGCAGTCTGGTAACTCACCGGATGTGTCGATCATCAGCTTCGTCATCATGCTGGTGACGTTGGGTATCAACACCGGTGTGACGATCTGGGAGCGTCGGGCCGGCAAGCGGCTGGCCAGTAGCCTGCTGATGGCGGATGCACGCCACACAACCAGCGACATCTATGTGTCACTCTCCGTCATCGGCGCATTGATCGTCGTCGCGCTTGGCTATCACTGGGCGGACGCAGCGATCACACTGGTGATTGCGGTGGCCATCGCCTGGGGTGCCTGGGAGATCGTGCGCGATGCGACGTTTGTGCTGAGTGATGCAGTGGCAGCCGAGCCGGAGGAGATCGAGGCTGTCGCGCTATCCATTCCGGGTGTGCAGGGGACGCACAACATCCGGTCGCGGGGTGGCGAGGGCCGCACCTGGGTTGATCTGCACATTCAGGTCGATCCGGAAATGTCTGTCCACACATCGCACGAGATTGCCAGTGTGGTCGCACATCGGGTTGAGGAGAGTCTCGGCCAGCCGGCCGACGTCACTGTCCACGTCGAGCCGGCTGACGAAGTGCATCTGAGCGACGAGCGTGGTCACGATCCGTACAACGAAGCGGGCCGCTCACCCAAATAG
- a CDS encoding YebC/PmpR family DNA-binding transcriptional regulator, protein MAGHSKWAQIKRQKAANDHKKGQVFSKIAREIYVAVREAGPNPDINVRLRLAMERAKREGMGSDTVERAVAKGSGASADGVEYQTVFYEGYGPGGVAVMAVALTDNRNRTAAEVRQAFNRHGGALGETGTVGWQFDTIGQIIIAAGEADPDEIELQAIDAGATDVSSEDGEVVITTEAAEVNAVAESLRSSGLDVEAADVTRVPQNHVDIEGAQAQTAMKLLEALEDLDDVQEVFTNASFTEEAAAV, encoded by the coding sequence ATGGCCGGACATTCCAAGTGGGCGCAGATCAAGCGCCAGAAGGCCGCAAACGACCACAAAAAGGGGCAGGTCTTTTCCAAGATCGCTCGTGAGATTTACGTTGCTGTGCGGGAAGCCGGGCCGAACCCGGATATCAACGTGCGCCTGCGTCTGGCAATGGAGCGCGCCAAGCGCGAAGGCATGGGCAGCGACACAGTCGAGCGTGCCGTCGCCAAGGGCAGCGGCGCGAGTGCCGACGGTGTCGAATATCAGACCGTCTTCTACGAGGGCTACGGGCCGGGCGGTGTCGCCGTTATGGCCGTTGCGCTGACTGACAATCGCAATCGCACCGCAGCCGAAGTGCGCCAGGCGTTTAACCGTCACGGCGGCGCGCTGGGCGAGACCGGCACGGTCGGCTGGCAGTTCGACACGATCGGCCAGATCATCATCGCAGCCGGTGAGGCCGACCCGGACGAGATTGAGCTGCAGGCGATCGACGCCGGTGCAACCGACGTAAGCAGCGAAGATGGCGAAGTCGTGATCACCACTGAGGCTGCTGAGGTGAACGCCGTTGCCGAGTCATTGCGCTCGTCCGGCCTGGATGTCGAAGCTGCGGATGTTACCCGCGTGCCGCAGAACCACGTCGACATCGAGGGCGCGCAGGCGCAAACGGCGATGAAGCTGCTGGAGGCACTTGAGGATCTGGACGATGTCCAGGAAGTCTTCACAAATGCATCGTTCACGGAGGAAGCAGCCGCGGTTTGA
- a CDS encoding MFS transporter — MILFVSYLLMFFTAGLSQAFGVFLKPMTEDFGWDRSSFALAMSLFAVVSAVIPPFAGRMADRYGPRLVLTLGALLNGVGMILMAFTSSLWFAYLVYGGIIGLGFGIAGQSTNAALLARWFVKRRGMALSVASTGGGLGQLVLLPLATILIINFSWRVSFAVIGALSLVLVPICFFLLARPEPPEGHSETGGQAEPTKEPVDPCLAADLIRQDTRIAFRSKSFWLLIGGFMGCGFTIYLLMTHVVALATDRGISAAQAGTALGVVGGTSLVSGVIVGSLSDRIGRKHLLAGLYLLRAASVAVLMAADTTGALYLFAVMFGLSRANGALVSASVIDLYGRRAVGSILGYTTMFHQLFAALGAFVGGLAYDMTGSYNIALAPCIGLLLAGSVASLLIDERRPSFSPQLRVSPA, encoded by the coding sequence GTGATCCTTTTTGTTTCCTACCTGCTGATGTTCTTCACCGCCGGTCTCTCGCAAGCATTCGGCGTATTTCTTAAGCCGATGACTGAGGACTTTGGCTGGGACCGGTCATCCTTCGCGCTGGCGATGTCGCTCTTCGCCGTCGTTTCGGCGGTGATCCCCCCATTTGCTGGCCGAATGGCTGATCGCTACGGCCCGCGACTGGTGCTGACCCTCGGCGCGCTGCTCAATGGCGTCGGCATGATCCTGATGGCGTTCACATCCAGCCTCTGGTTCGCGTATCTGGTCTATGGCGGCATCATCGGGTTGGGCTTCGGTATCGCGGGACAGTCGACCAACGCAGCGCTGCTGGCGCGCTGGTTCGTCAAGCGCCGCGGTATGGCCCTCAGCGTTGCATCAACTGGCGGCGGCCTCGGGCAGCTAGTGCTGCTCCCGCTGGCGACGATCCTGATCATCAACTTCTCGTGGCGCGTCTCCTTCGCGGTCATTGGTGCGCTCTCGTTGGTGCTGGTGCCGATCTGCTTCTTCCTGCTCGCCCGGCCCGAACCGCCGGAAGGGCATAGTGAGACCGGCGGCCAGGCGGAGCCGACGAAGGAGCCGGTTGATCCCTGCCTCGCCGCCGACCTGATCCGCCAGGACACGCGGATTGCCTTTCGCAGCAAATCATTCTGGCTGCTCATCGGCGGCTTTATGGGCTGTGGCTTCACGATCTACCTGTTGATGACGCATGTCGTGGCGCTGGCAACCGACCGGGGTATCTCGGCGGCGCAGGCCGGCACAGCGCTCGGTGTCGTTGGCGGCACGAGCCTGGTCTCCGGTGTGATCGTCGGGTCGCTCTCCGACCGGATCGGACGCAAGCACCTGCTCGCCGGTCTGTACCTCCTGCGTGCTGCTTCTGTTGCGGTCCTGATGGCTGCTGATACGACGGGCGCGCTGTATCTCTTCGCGGTGATGTTCGGGCTCTCGCGTGCCAATGGCGCGCTCGTCTCGGCGTCGGTCATCGACCTGTATGGCCGTCGTGCTGTCGGGTCGATCCTCGGCTACACGACGATGTTCCATCAGCTCTTCGCTGCACTGGGTGCGTTCGTTGGTGGTCTGGCATATGACATGACCGGCTCATACAACATCGCGCTCGCGCCGTGCATCGGACTGCTGCTGGCCGGCAGCGTCGCCAGCTTGCTGATTGACGAACGGCGACCATCGTTCTCACCGCAGTTGCGCGTCTCACCGGCCTGA
- a CDS encoding helix-turn-helix domain-containing protein, which yields MTAFSTAYDADLPIPEDDAPQTRPASPPADQPASLGSRWLSIDQACRMLGVDQSTLRRWSDSGKVPVFRTPGGHRRYAEDDLKAIVAGDTQRSGINRRMLTSRSMSAYEHDYLAQVRNRPWYRAYNARTLDEMRPLGRRMVDLTIRYISARSDRDALLDEGRELGREYGYYSARVGLTTADALEAFLFFRMPVIQSVSTQILDEHLPSQRANRISGDLTHFMDQVLIATIRAHQAYGGGD from the coding sequence ATGACTGCTTTTTCTACCGCGTACGACGCGGATCTGCCCATTCCTGAGGACGATGCACCGCAAACGCGTCCTGCTAGTCCGCCTGCCGACCAGCCCGCATCGCTTGGATCGCGCTGGTTGTCGATCGATCAGGCCTGTCGCATGCTTGGTGTCGATCAATCGACGTTGCGTCGCTGGTCGGACAGCGGCAAAGTACCGGTGTTCCGCACGCCCGGTGGCCATCGCCGTTACGCCGAAGACGATCTCAAGGCGATCGTTGCCGGAGACACGCAGCGTAGCGGCATCAATCGGCGGATGCTGACATCGCGCTCGATGTCTGCCTACGAGCACGACTACCTGGCCCAGGTGCGCAACCGCCCGTGGTATCGCGCGTATAACGCGCGCACGCTCGATGAGATGCGCCCACTCGGTCGCCGCATGGTCGACCTGACGATTCGCTACATTAGCGCACGCAGCGACCGCGATGCCCTCCTTGATGAGGGTCGGGAGCTGGGCCGGGAGTATGGCTACTACTCAGCGCGAGTTGGGCTGACGACCGCTGATGCGCTAGAAGCGTTTCTGTTCTTCCGAATGCCGGTGATTCAGTCGGTATCCACGCAGATACTCGATGAGCACCTGCCAAGTCAGCGGGCGAACCGGATTTCCGGCGATCTCACCCACTTCATGGATCAGGTGCTCATTGCCACGATTCGCGCGCACCAAGCCTATGGTGGCGGCGACTGA
- a CDS encoding nucleotide pyrophosphohydrolase encodes MATSLAALQRQVDEWAQRYWAGEYWPPINNFARLAEEVGELARALNQHHGPKRIKPDEAAAEIGAELADVLFALVCIANSTGVDLQDAWDATLEKYRVRDEEPGAAEPGGSA; translated from the coding sequence ATGGCGACCTCACTCGCGGCACTTCAGCGTCAGGTCGATGAATGGGCGCAACGCTACTGGGCCGGTGAATACTGGCCACCGATCAACAACTTTGCGCGGCTGGCGGAGGAGGTCGGGGAACTGGCACGGGCGCTGAATCAGCACCACGGGCCAAAGCGCATCAAGCCCGATGAAGCCGCTGCCGAGATCGGGGCAGAGCTGGCCGATGTGCTCTTCGCGCTGGTCTGTATCGCCAACAGCACCGGCGTCGACCTGCAAGATGCCTGGGACGCCACGCTCGAAAAATACCGCGTTCGTGACGAAGAGCCAGGAGCTGCCGAGCCAGGCGGGAGTGCCTAA
- a CDS encoding glucose 1-dehydrogenase, whose protein sequence is MAGKLQDKVAIVTGGASGIGRAIALRYAVEGASVVIADINEAGGNETAEMIRSNGGDARFITCDVSDPEAARSMVESAVSEAGRLDVLVNDAGIGGPGKRLEDIEIDEFRRVIDINLLGPVYCSKYAIQHLRAAGGGAIVHVASAYGLIAVPNIAPYAASKGGLIMLTRQMAVDYTRENIRVNCICPGYVDTDLGGRRARMTPEDAAKHLADRNAKAAIQPIGRQAQTDEMAGAAVFLASDDASYIAGVALAIDGGMTSLHNIGAYY, encoded by the coding sequence ATGGCAGGCAAGCTGCAGGACAAGGTTGCGATTGTGACGGGTGGGGCTTCGGGAATCGGGCGGGCGATTGCGTTGCGCTATGCGGTGGAGGGTGCCAGCGTCGTGATCGCTGATATCAACGAGGCTGGCGGCAACGAGACGGCTGAGATGATCCGCAGCAACGGGGGAGACGCGCGCTTCATCACCTGCGATGTTTCAGATCCGGAGGCGGCCAGGTCGATGGTCGAGTCGGCGGTCAGCGAAGCGGGGCGGCTGGACGTGCTGGTGAATGACGCTGGCATCGGTGGCCCCGGCAAGCGGCTGGAAGACATCGAGATCGATGAGTTCCGCCGCGTGATCGACATCAATCTGCTCGGCCCGGTCTACTGCTCGAAGTACGCGATCCAACATCTGCGAGCGGCCGGTGGCGGTGCAATCGTGCACGTCGCGTCCGCCTATGGACTCATCGCCGTGCCGAACATCGCGCCGTACGCGGCCTCCAAAGGCGGACTCATCATGCTGACTCGCCAGATGGCAGTCGATTACACCCGCGAGAACATCCGCGTGAACTGCATCTGCCCCGGCTACGTCGATACGGATCTCGGTGGTCGCCGCGCGCGGATGACGCCGGAGGACGCCGCGAAACACCTGGCGGATCGCAACGCCAAGGCCGCGATCCAGCCGATTGGCCGGCAGGCGCAGACCGACGAGATGGCCGGAGCCGCTGTGTTCCTGGCCAGTGACGATGCCTCGTACATCGCTGGTGTTGCGCTGGCGATTGATGGCGGCATGACGTCGCTGCACAACATCGGCGCGTACTATTAG
- a CDS encoding M55 family metallopeptidase, producing MKIYLSVDIEGCAGIVAREQGNIAGGAEYEMGRRLMTAEANAAIEGALEAGATEIVVNDSHALMRNIVPAELHPKTRLIQGRVKHMFMVEGLDETFDAVFLVGYHAPAGVRDGVLNHAFHPYELRYNGQVYSETGLAASVAGHYGVPVALVTGDDAAVRDAETLLGPHVGVSVKRGISRLAGDSVHPEEARRLIRAAACEAVERLQRNEFEPLKVETPVDIEIDFYYSPEADLSALIPTVERIGDRTVRFSSPDAITAYRTFLASYYLARSVS from the coding sequence ATGAAGATCTATCTGTCAGTCGATATTGAAGGCTGCGCCGGCATTGTCGCCCGCGAGCAGGGCAACATCGCCGGTGGCGCAGAGTACGAGATGGGCCGTCGCCTGATGACCGCCGAAGCGAACGCCGCCATCGAAGGCGCGCTGGAGGCTGGTGCAACCGAAATCGTCGTCAACGATAGCCACGCGCTGATGCGCAACATCGTGCCGGCCGAACTCCACCCGAAGACACGCCTCATCCAGGGCCGCGTCAAGCACATGTTCATGGTCGAAGGACTGGACGAGACGTTCGATGCCGTCTTCCTCGTCGGCTATCACGCTCCGGCTGGCGTCCGTGATGGTGTGCTCAACCATGCCTTCCATCCCTACGAGCTGCGCTACAACGGCCAGGTCTATAGCGAGACCGGCCTGGCCGCCTCAGTTGCCGGACACTATGGCGTGCCGGTTGCGCTGGTGACTGGTGATGACGCCGCCGTTCGCGACGCCGAGACGCTGCTCGGACCGCACGTTGGTGTCTCGGTCAAGCGCGGCATCTCGCGACTGGCCGGCGATTCCGTCCACCCAGAAGAAGCGCGTCGCCTGATCCGCGCCGCTGCCTGCGAGGCCGTCGAGCGGCTGCAGCGCAACGAGTTCGAGCCGCTGAAGGTCGAGACACCGGTCGATATCGAGATCGACTTCTACTACTCGCCCGAAGCAGACCTCTCGGCGCTCATCCCGACCGTCGAGCGTATCGGCGACCGCACCGTCCGCTTCAGCTCCCCGGACGCCATCACCGCCTATCGCACGTTCCTGGCGAGCTACTACCTGGCCCGCAGCGTGTCGTGA
- the moaC gene encoding cyclic pyranopterin monophosphate synthase MoaC: MDEEQRLTHFDTAGRARMVNVGDKAETRRVAIARGRVSMQPETLRMIVEGRAGKGDVLGVAQVAAIMGTKRTADLVPMCHPLPITSVDVALSPDEDASAVQIEARVETRGKTGVEMEALTAVTVAALTVYDMVKAVDRGMRIEEIRLMHKSGGQSGEWNAEGKSGV, translated from the coding sequence ATGGACGAGGAACAGCGCCTCACGCACTTCGATACGGCAGGGCGCGCGCGGATGGTCAATGTCGGAGACAAAGCAGAGACGCGACGCGTGGCAATCGCCCGCGGCCGGGTCAGCATGCAGCCGGAGACGTTGCGCATGATCGTCGAAGGCCGCGCTGGCAAGGGCGATGTGCTGGGAGTCGCACAGGTCGCCGCGATCATGGGGACGAAGCGCACCGCCGACCTGGTGCCGATGTGCCATCCGCTGCCGATCACTTCTGTCGACGTCGCGCTCTCACCGGATGAAGATGCTTCGGCGGTGCAGATCGAAGCGCGCGTTGAGACACGGGGGAAGACAGGCGTCGAGATGGAAGCGCTGACGGCGGTGACTGTTGCGGCGCTGACCGTCTACGACATGGTTAAGGCAGTCGACCGTGGCATGCGCATCGAGGAGATCCGCTTGATGCATAAAAGCGGAGGTCAGAGCGGCGAATGGAATGCCGAGGGCAAGTCGGGCGTGTGA
- a CDS encoding copper resistance protein CopC/CopD translates to MSPANLGRAGWRWCAVLLILVGVTVAGALGADQASAHAFLDRSTPAANAVVPEQPEEVRLWFTEPLEPSFTKANLYDSSGTLIETPASRIENDNELVLPLPDGLPRGTYTVQFANVSAADGHPQQGYLPFTIGDQSDIVVPASPEPYDFSQPPVWLSGIARWLALLGICAGVGGFACWLWVVRPAAAGLPEERRRLLGARTQRLALYGITISVVGSLLALVLQVWAGGNGFGPSAFYDVIFDTRYGRFWLMRVSLALLLAWALMLDEAWQETISPRLSAGLLALSGATLLPYALVSHAAAFPTGSNTAIVMDWIHLAASTIWLGGVATLLIVLIYGLRGVPRQQRHETYAVAVERFSTLAIASVIVLVVTGFYSAWLEVGNLYALRNTGYGQVLAIKLALIVVLLLLGFTNQRLIGPRLRKSAASGKQFGRAIAAETVVALGVLFAVGLLVGMPTAREVVRNRAERTTFHLDSGAVHAVVYLAPGSVGVNTYTVDLAIDGRPASDDVQLLMRFERNDEQSIEGIREVELTHVNGPRYQAEGAELSVVGEWDLTLIVRPPNVAETRFTRQLDVPKVPPASTIPGTPPTFSGALAPLSALFGALAVALIVIGLRRPPFGLSRMTVVSAGLALVLVAGAILWLTRDPANEASTTALSGHDLPAVAVILHESEGVHARQ, encoded by the coding sequence ATGTCCCCAGCGAATCTGGGGAGGGCAGGATGGCGCTGGTGCGCCGTCCTGCTGATCCTCGTCGGCGTGACGGTCGCCGGGGCGCTCGGAGCTGATCAGGCCTCGGCCCACGCGTTCCTTGACCGCAGCACGCCGGCAGCAAACGCAGTCGTTCCAGAGCAACCGGAGGAGGTTCGCCTCTGGTTCACCGAACCGTTGGAGCCAAGCTTCACGAAAGCAAACCTGTATGACTCCAGCGGCACACTGATCGAAACACCGGCGAGTCGGATTGAGAACGACAACGAGCTCGTTCTGCCGCTGCCGGACGGGCTACCGCGCGGCACCTACACCGTCCAGTTTGCCAACGTGTCGGCCGCCGACGGGCACCCGCAACAGGGCTATCTGCCGTTCACCATCGGCGATCAGTCCGACATCGTCGTGCCGGCCAGCCCGGAGCCGTACGACTTCAGCCAGCCGCCGGTCTGGCTCAGCGGCATCGCCCGTTGGCTGGCGTTGCTCGGTATCTGCGCTGGGGTCGGCGGCTTCGCCTGCTGGCTGTGGGTGGTGCGGCCCGCCGCTGCCGGCCTGCCGGAAGAACGCAGACGACTACTTGGAGCGCGCACGCAGCGGTTGGCCCTGTACGGCATCACGATCTCGGTTGTCGGCAGTCTGCTGGCGCTCGTCCTGCAGGTCTGGGCAGGTGGCAACGGCTTCGGCCCGAGCGCGTTTTATGACGTAATCTTCGATACGCGCTACGGTCGTTTCTGGCTGATGCGCGTCTCGCTGGCGCTGCTGCTCGCCTGGGCGCTGATGCTGGATGAAGCGTGGCAGGAGACGATCTCGCCGCGGCTGAGCGCCGGACTGCTGGCTCTCAGTGGCGCGACATTGCTCCCCTACGCGCTTGTCTCGCACGCCGCCGCCTTCCCAACTGGCAGCAACACGGCGATCGTGATGGACTGGATCCATCTCGCTGCGTCCACAATCTGGCTCGGCGGTGTCGCCACGCTCCTGATCGTCCTGATCTACGGCTTGCGCGGTGTCCCTCGGCAACAACGGCACGAAACCTACGCCGTCGCCGTTGAGCGCTTCTCGACCTTGGCCATCGCCAGCGTCATCGTGCTGGTCGTCACCGGCTTCTACAGCGCCTGGCTCGAGGTAGGGAATCTTTACGCCCTGCGCAACACCGGCTACGGGCAGGTGTTGGCGATCAAGCTGGCGCTGATCGTCGTTCTCCTGCTGCTCGGCTTCACCAACCAGCGATTGATCGGTCCGCGCCTGCGGAAATCTGCCGCCAGCGGCAAGCAGTTCGGTCGCGCAATCGCCGCTGAAACGGTCGTTGCGCTGGGCGTGCTGTTTGCTGTCGGGCTGCTCGTCGGGATGCCGACCGCGCGCGAGGTCGTCCGCAATCGCGCCGAACGCACGACGTTCCACCTCGATAGCGGAGCGGTGCACGCGGTTGTCTATCTCGCGCCGGGGTCGGTTGGCGTCAACACCTACACGGTTGATCTGGCAATCGACGGGCGGCCAGCCTCGGATGATGTGCAACTGCTGATGCGCTTCGAACGCAACGATGAGCAGTCGATCGAAGGCATTCGCGAGGTCGAGCTGACGCACGTCAACGGGCCGCGCTACCAGGCGGAAGGCGCAGAGCTCAGTGTCGTCGGCGAGTGGGATCTAACGCTGATCGTGCGGCCACCAAACGTCGCCGAGACGCGGTTCACCCGCCAACTGGATGTCCCGAAGGTGCCGCCGGCATCGACCATCCCCGGCACTCCGCCAACGTTCAGCGGGGCGCTCGCCCCACTCTCGGCGCTGTTCGGTGCGCTGGCCGTCGCGCTGATCGTCATCGGTCTGCGGCGACCGCCATTCGGGCTATCACGCATGACGGTTGTGTCGGCCGGGCTGGCCCTCGTCCTCGTTGCCGGAGCGATCCTCTGGCTGACCCGCGACCCAGCGAACGAGGCATCAACGACAGCCCTGTCCGGGCACGATCTGCCAGCGGTGGCCGTCATACTCCACGAATCGGAAGGAGTGCACGCCAGACAGTAA
- a CDS encoding DUF3037 domain-containing protein, with product MHESAARTPTSPVSPTGWYSYAVVRIVPRIDRGECINVGIILFAREQGFLDARIALDAERLQLLDPGVDLELVERHLATFQAIARGDTTAGGSMAEWPPSERFHWLTAPRSTIIQTSPVHIGATDDPAGSIEMLLDTLVRRPVPN from the coding sequence ATGCACGAGAGCGCGGCCCGGACACCTACCAGCCCCGTCTCACCCACCGGGTGGTATAGCTACGCCGTCGTCCGCATCGTGCCACGCATCGACCGTGGCGAGTGCATCAACGTCGGCATCATCCTGTTCGCTCGTGAGCAGGGCTTTCTCGACGCGCGCATCGCGCTGGACGCCGAACGGCTGCAACTGCTCGACCCTGGCGTCGACCTGGAGCTCGTCGAGCGCCACCTGGCGACGTTTCAGGCAATCGCTCGTGGCGATACAACTGCGGGTGGCTCGATGGCCGAGTGGCCACCATCCGAGCGATTTCATTGGCTTACCGCTCCGCGCAGCACGATCATCCAGACGTCGCCGGTTCACATCGGTGCGACCGACGATCCGGCTGGGTCGATCGAAATGCTGCTCGATACGCTGGTCCGTCGACCAGTGCCGAACTGA